The sequence CTCAAATACCTCCCACTGAAGGTTTTATTAAGGCTTCCTGACTGATTTTGTGCAGTACATTTGATCATCCATTTCTCCAGGGTCTCCTGCCTTACAAGACTGTAAATACATCTTGCAGCGCTGTAGTTCTGAAGCTGACAGATCACTGCTTCAGGGCAAATGCGCTTCGCACAGCCAAGTTTACCTTAGCACAGGGGTGGTAAGTGAGCTAAGAGGTAATTGCTCTAGAGGTCTAGTTTCCAGCTCATTTAAGTCAATTTAAAGACCAGTTACATTTGATTAGCTTTGGATTGGTCCTCAAGCGCGGACATGTTCTGAATTGCTGTAAGCAGCACACTGAGCTGACAGTTGATGGGAACACGttgctgtgctggagcagctctgggaagAGGCTGCACTCAGTACCCTGACACTCAGGCCCcaagctccagcagcagctgcaaaatgTTCCTTTAGCTGTAGAGCCCAACTCCAGCGGCCAAACGCTGACATCCCGCTTCCTCCCAGCACAGTGAGCCCTGCCATACAGATCAGGCTGCTTATGGGGGTGTTTGAAGACTGACAGTTCTCTGCCTGAACCCACCTTCTCTCATCCcatcctctgctgccagcatcttttctttccttgcttgcGCCCAGCAGCACTCCCCTTGTCCCTGCAGACTCTGAAGAGGAGGCTGCTCCAACAAACGCCAAGAAAACACCCTGAGTCATTCTCGCTGGCCCAAGCTTTGTCTCTGCTGTCAGTCAGGGTTTCAACCCAGCTCTGaattcctgcagcactgtgtaATCACAATTTATAATTCCTGATTTTaaagcatgaaaaagaaaacaccaatgTAACTTTTGCAATTTCACCTCCAGGTTCTCTGGGAATCGACAGATGTTGTCaagcctttttccttttgatttggAAACCAGGTATTCACCAAACAAATGTGTTCTTCACTGGGTTTGtccataatttattttgaacttGCTGTAGTAGTATTGTTGTCAATTAATtgacacagaaaataaactgctCAATAAAGGCAATGATGATCACAAGATGGGTGGGTGGTCAGACTGCTCCCACTGCCCACTGTGGCTATTCAAACACTCCACTAAGGTTTCTGAGGGATAcaatttaataattttctttgccCCTCCCACCAGCATGCTCTTTTCTACTATCTCCTGCAAATATCTGCACATCACTGTATTTTCTTGCTACAAATATTGGTAGAAAGAGAAATATCAAAGCACTGAATGACGAAAAATACCCcctccattttctctccaaatgTGCAGTATGCACTGCTTGCACTTTCACCCAACCAGCAAAGTATCAATACATGATATGTTTCAGCAATTACAGCCAATCAACACAGCTCAATAATGACCacaaaaaatgatggaaattGCTCACAGCTTGGGGTTTGTGTTTCCTAAATAGGAAATGATTCACTAATTAGGACAGATGTTTGGACAACGGATTTCTTAGGACATCATCATCTACTAGTAGAAGGTCTTCACGAGACGAAAATGTCTAGATCAATGGTATTCATGATGTCTGAAGCATGAAAGGTGACTGCTTTATGCAACAAAACCCAGTGGATTACTCCTGTGTCACGCCTTCACTAATACGAGCTTTCCAGGGTATCATGCACGTATTTTTagacacacacatacaaaaataattatatgaaAGTACTTTCTAGTAATTATATAGGAATGTGTTCCTGCAAGTCAGACTTTGGGATTTCCCTCCTTCTCCAAGCGGAAAAATATAATTCCCACTGCTCCTCTCAGCAGAATCCAGCAGATGTTGCAGACCCGCTCCCACACATACCCCTCCTAAGAGGTTGCACTGAGTCCCTCAGATCACAAGCTTCTCAATACTTAAAGTACTTCTTTCGTCCTCTTCGTTTGAGCCAAAATACCCAGGGAGATCGATCATTTGCTGCTCTGCCTCCGTTAAGCCAAAGGTAGTATTATCGTAGAAAGCAAATTCAGGGTCCACAGGGAAGCTCTGGCACTTGTCCTTTCGGTACTGGGCAGGGCTTACAGTGAGGCCTCTCTGGTAACTCTCTTTGCCAGCGGAGCTCGTTTCCTTCCGCCAGGCACCTTTGGGGTTAGGTGAAGAGCCCCGCTTACTCCTGCTGGGCTCAGGCTTTTCAGGGGCCCTGTCCTGACTGGCATGTTGTCGATCAGCGATCAGATCCAGTTTCTTCACAGGTGGACACGCCCTGTGGTGGCCCCTCGTGCCTTGGCCCTGCGGTTCACACATCGGCGCAGCGCCGTGGGGTTGATCCAGCTTTTCAGAGGTTGGGTTTGTGTTCCTCAGTTTTGGCCGTGTCCTGTCTTCCAAGCCCTGGTCCCACATCCTGGTCCTGGAGGTATACAGAGGAGTCTGACGAGGAGTGAGGGTGGACATGCTTCTCTCTCTGAAAGGCCTGGCCTTCTTCGTTTCGTGAAAGCTGGCTGTTCTTCTAAACTGAGAGTTTCTGTGGCAGCCCCTCTCGGACAACTCCCCTCTGTTATCCGGGTGTTTGAAATGAGCTCTTCTTGTTAAGGTCTGGGTGGGGCTCATTGCAGCACTGGCCTGGGAGAATGGAAAATCCAGCCTTGGGTTACAGCCTTCTCCTAGGAATTTGGGCTGACTGGCTGGCTGGTCCAGAAATGGAGATTTGATCCTAAATTTGTTGGCCGCTCCCTCCTCTTGGGTTTCTGCACTCAGGGGAAGCATTGTGGTGGCACCAACAACCGTGTCCGTGAGGGGATTCTGAGAGACATGGTACACCTTAGTGGTCTCAGTCAAGCCCTTCTTCTTCATctctttcagctgctgctgtgcgaGGCGATAGCTGAATATCGGAGGGATTATTTTTTGGGCGTTTGGCTGAAAGTTCTCACTTCCAGAGGCATCGTCTTCTTGGGCAAACTGAAGGCTTCGCCTGTAGGTCAGAGGAATGTTAACAGGGGCATCCCCTACTTCGGTGAAGCTGTCCCGCTGCTTGTTGCCCTGGCAAATGTTCTCCTCATCAGAGTTTTTTCGGAAGCCAGGGGAATGGACGGAATTCCGACGCATGGCCGTGCTGCActtctgagctctgcagagctttcTCCACAGGGTGATGAGAACAGTGGCAAAGATGATGAACAGGCACAAGGAGATACCtgtgatggtgactatgttgtTTGCTTTCTGGTCCTCTCCTGGCTGGACAGAAGGTGGGGTGGGAGGCTTGAAAGCTGTAACAAAGAGCACAGTCTGTCACCAGAGTTACATTTGTCAACAGAATTTGGTATTTTAGAATGGATACTTCAATAGAGTCACTAATTAATACAGTACAGTAAGTGGTCTGCCTGTACAATTTGCTCACTGCAGATGACTTAGTACGGCTCACTTCAAACTGGCAGGAACAGATCTACTTACTTTAAATCAAGGGACCCATAGATCATTCAAATGTAATTGTCACCTTTGCCTGTTCTGCTCTTTCCATAAGACACTCCTAAATAAGTGTAGAACAGGATGATAATACTTGCCCTCTTTTATAAAGTACATCAAGATGCCCTGGTGAAAAGTAATGCAATGGAGTAAAAATAACAGGAGAGTAGTACAGGTATCactttaacattatttttaggGTGACTTAAGGGTGTGAAAATTATCAACTTGTGAGCCCTGCAGTTTGAAGAGAGACAGCACTAACAGTGGAAGTGTCACTTTACGGAGCAGTCCTCTGCAGGTGCTTCTTCCACTTCCCAGTGTTGTCAACCACACAAGACAAAGCCTTCCTCCTACACGGCAGGTTCCTAAATGAGGTTCCATTGCTCTGCTGCCACGGCCATACTGGCATTAAAACTTCTGCTGTGAACTGGAGATGGACCTTCAAAAAGTGAAGAATATTCTGCTAACTGGAAATATGAACATCTCAAAGATTTCCATAGCATTTAAACCTCCTTCCTGAAGGTTACACACTAAACCACTGAGAGAGCAGTAACTCTTGGACAAGGTCTCCAGCATTTCAGTGGCATCCCCAAGCAGAAAACAGCATAACTGAAAGCATGTAAGCTGTTCCAGCAGCTAATTTTAATACCAGACAGCATTCATTTCCTAATTCCTTACAGCCAAACATCTTCATAAGGCCATGAAAATGCTGCTGGAGGACAAAGCTGCTCAGTTGTGGTGGTCAAGAGCTGGCCATGAAGCTGTGAGCACAGACTGAACCACTTAAAGCTTTGCCCCAGTTTCTAGTTTGATCCAGGACCCAGAGCCTTGCATCAAAGCCATGGACAGTCTATTGTAAATCTGGCCGTGCCTGCCTCGCAGTGACTGTC is a genomic window of Meleagris gallopavo isolate NT-WF06-2002-E0010 breed Aviagen turkey brand Nicholas breeding stock chromosome 1, Turkey_5.1, whole genome shotgun sequence containing:
- the THSD1 gene encoding thrombospondin type-1 domain-containing protein 1 yields the protein MKQMLKDFSNLLLVVLCDYVLGEVEDLLLKHPGHVAFSNDTVSVEYHYYSGNETAENLSILLLDANTNKIIARKQLPANQSRGMVEFECSYFTSAGDFLFRMISPSDNSSAAASRRRTSTLHVEWPVFHIDLNKTSEVLGSSFQVGVFTNEQLCAMNKTLVSLDVIFTSTLYELGRVSSDEMLGIRTSKGIPLSRSQWVEFDCPHVGQEMYITVLLKSLETRSVIASMGPIDLHKFGYRLVVAPEAVCRTLVQVFIVSPPCTSISGKVVVYKEALKHPSLRTAWLYENILHPGDNRTEFNCTLFDVGKNKYCFDLYNFSNRSLFPTRAKQCMMIERNMETWSPWQPWSPCSVTCGDGIRERFRECLTSSPVKPGCAGSPKETSLCSLEECLTFKPPTPPSVQPGEDQKANNIVTITGISLCLFIIFATVLITLWRKLCRAQKCSTAMRRNSVHSPGFRKNSDEENICQGNKQRDSFTEVGDAPVNIPLTYRRSLQFAQEDDASGSENFQPNAQKIIPPIFSYRLAQQQLKEMKKKGLTETTKVYHVSQNPLTDTVVGATTMLPLSAETQEEGAANKFRIKSPFLDQPASQPKFLGEGCNPRLDFPFSQASAAMSPTQTLTRRAHFKHPDNRGELSERGCHRNSQFRRTASFHETKKARPFRERSMSTLTPRQTPLYTSRTRMWDQGLEDRTRPKLRNTNPTSEKLDQPHGAAPMCEPQGQGTRGHHRACPPVKKLDLIADRQHASQDRAPEKPEPSRSKRGSSPNPKGAWRKETSSAGKESYQRGLTVSPAQYRKDKCQSFPVDPEFAFYDNTTFGLTEAEQQMIDLPGYFGSNEEDERSTLSIEKLVI